The DNA region AGTGTAATAGATACTGGAATAGATAATATACATCTATTTATCGCCACGTCGGATATTCATATAAAGTACAAGCTAAAAACATCCAGGGAAAACATAATGGAAAAAATCGTTGACTCGATAGATTATGCAAGATCTCATGGATTAAATGTTTTATTCTCACCTGAGGATGCAACAAGAACTGATATGAATTTTCTTATTGATGTTATAAATACAGCCATCTCATCAGGCGCATATGAAATAAACATACCTGACACAATAGGAATAATGAATCCAATATCCATGTACAATTTTATTCATGAAATAAAAAATAGAACGAAATCATGTATAAGTGTTCACTGTCACAATGATTTTGGCATGGCAACGGCGAATACCCTTGCAGCCATTATGGCAGGTGCAGATGGTGCCCAGGTAACAGTAAATGGTATAGGTGAAAGGGCCGGCAACGCAGCACTTGAGGAGGTTGTTCTATCAGTACATGCATTTACAGATTGCTCAACCGGAATAAACATGAGGATGATACCAAAAATCTCTAAATATGTATCAATGGCATCAAAAATGTATATACAAAAAAACAAGGCCATTGTTGGTGAGAATGCATTCTCACATGAATCAGGAATACATGTTCACGGCCTGATAAACAATCCGGAGACATATGAGCCAATAGATCCAGGCATCCTTGGTTTAAATAGAAGAATAGTGCTTGGAAAGCACTCCGGGACAACATCCTTAAAATATATTCTGGAAAGTCATGGCATAAAAAAGAGTGATGATGAGATCTCAGGGATATTAGTAAGGATAAAGGATATGAATATTTACGACGAAAATGAAATATTAAAAATGGTGAGATGATGAAAACGGCAGTTGAGAAGATATTTAGTGATAAATCAGGCAATGATGCAAGGGCCGGCGATTATGTTATAGCCAATTTAGATTATGTTATGGTAAATGATATAACAGGCCCAATAGCAATTGACGCATTCAATGAACTTGGTTATAAACCATTAAGCGATAGAATCGTTGTTATACCTGATCACTTTGTACCACCAAAGGATATAAATTCTGCAATACAGTATAAAAAGGTAAAGGATTTTGCATTAAAGCATAACACACATTTTTATGATCTTGGCCGTGGAGGTGTGTGCCATCAGGTCATGATGGAAAAGGGCTTTGCTGCACCGGGCAGATTAATAGCAGGCGCGGATTCACATACAAACACCTATGGTGCACTATCATGCGTTTCAGTTGGCATAGGCAGCACGGAGGCCGGTGTCATCTTTGGAACAGGCAGGATGTGGTTTAAGGTTCCTGAGACAGATTTAATAAGAATAAATGGAAGACCAAAAAAGGGCGTCTATGGCAAGGATATAATATTAAACGTGCTTTCAAGGATAGGCAACGGTGGCTCTGCATACAAATGCATGGAGTTCACAGGCAGCACCATTGATTACCTTGATATAAATGAAAGAATGACCATGGCAAATATGACCACTGAGGCCGGTGCAAAATGCTCATTTTTTAATGCCGATGAAAAAACACTGGATTATATAAGAAATAAAACAGATGATTACAAAATATATAAAGATGATGAAAACGCAGAGTACTCAAGGATAATAGATATAGATGCCTCGGAAATAGAGCCATCTGTTGCGATTCCAAACTCACCGGATAATGTAAGACCCGTATCAAAGGTATCTGAAAGAATTGACCAGGCATATATAGGTTCATGCACCAATGGCAGGATAGAGGATATAAGAAGGGCGGCCCTGATATTAAAGGATAAAAAGATAGATAAAAATGTAAGGTTAATGGTCGTTCCCGCCAGTCAGGAGGTGTATAACCAGGCATTAAAAGAGGGGCTTGTTGATATTATAACTGATGCCGGTGGATATTTTGCAGGGACAACATGCGGTGCATGCCTTGGAGGCTACATGGGCGTTCTTGGCCCTGGAGAAACATGCATATCAACAACAAACAGAAACTTTATAGGAAGGATGGGTGACAGGACATCGAGAGTCTACCTGGCAAATCCAGAGGTTGTTGCCGCATCTGCAATAATGGGAAGAATAGCATCACCGGAGGAGATACAATGATAACAGGAAAAGCATGGATTCTTGGTGATAATATAGATACAGATCAGATAATACCTGCAAGGTATTTAAATACATCAGAGCCTGAAAAGCTGGCACCGCATTTTATGGAATACACAAATCCAGAACTGGCATCAATGATAAATAAGGGAGATATTATAGTTGCTGGCAAAAACTTTGGTTCAGGTTCAAGCAGGGAGCATGCTGTTATAACAATAAAGGCGCTTGGCGTATCCTGTGTAATTGCCGAGAGTTTTGCAAGGATCTTTTTCAGGAATGCTATAAATAATGGTTTACTTCTCATAGAGGCAAAGGTAAACGCAAAAAATGGTTCAATAATATCAATAGATATGGAAAACGGCATAATAAAAACAGAGGATTCATCATACAGGTTTAGAAGTTACCCTGATTTTATAATGAACATAGTAAATGCAGGCGGGTTAATAAACTATGTGAGGTCATCAAAATGGTAGATGTTGCACTAATACCAGGGGACGGCATAGGAAGGGAGATCATGCCAGGCGTTGCGGCGGCAATTTCATCAATAACCGGTATAAACTTTGTAACCTTTGATATATCATCAGAAAGATACATAAAAACAGGAATTATAATAAAGGACGACGAGCTTGAGGAATTAAAAAATTACAGGGCAATATTATTTGGTGCAATAGGTGATCCAAGGGTAAGACCCGGTATAATGGAGCAGGGCGTGATATTAAGGCTCAGGAGGGAGCTTGAATTATACATGAATATAAGGCCTGTAAGATCCTTCGATGATAAAATAAAAATAACAATATTAAGGGAGAATACGCAGGATTTTTACACAGATATAAGTGGAATAATACCGGGCAAAAGATCATTTAATGTAAACGGTACAAGAATAGAAATAGATGGTTCCTCATGTGATGAGGTTTACTACACGATGGGCATGCTATCATACAGATACCTAAAGAAATTCTTTAACAAAGCATTTTCAATTTGTGATTCAACAGTTACTGTAACCGACAAGGCAAACGCTGTAAAAATGTACAATCTCTGGAGATCAACGGCAATGGAAACCGCAATTGAAAAAAACATAAATATATCATTTGAGTATGCCGATGCACTTGCATATAATATGATATTAAATCCTAAAAAATACAGGTATATCATTGCACCAAACCTTTATGGTGATATAATATCTGATATGGGGGCCGCACTTGTGGGCGGTCTTGGATATGCACCATCAGCAAACATTGGCGATAAAAATGCCCTCTTTGAGCCTGTTCATGGCAGTGCACCTGATATTGCCGGAAGAGATATGGCAAATCCTGCCGCATCAATAATGGCAGGCTCAATGCTTCTTGAATACCTTGGCTACAGGGATGAATCAAGAATAATAAACGATATGGTAAGAAACCTTTACATTAATGGCGTATTTAATAGCGAAAGAACATCGAAGATTATTGAAAGATTTATGACAATAACTAAATAATTTACCATTTAGACTTTTCGTTTTTTTATTAATACAATACATTAATTAATATATAAATAATATTGAAATATGAAGGTTATAGCTGCACCCGGACCGGTATCATATCCAATAATAGCGGCCACGATGGATATAAAGGACATAGATATAGAATTCTCAAAGGAAGGAATGGCAGATGTGGTTCTTGATTCCACGGTTTCCCTTGTAAAAAGGAATCTTAACATAGACTATGTAACAATAAAAGGCCTTTCAAGGGTATATCCAAAGATTGGATATAAAATAGGAATGACAAGAAAAGGCGGTGCCGCGGACGTTATTTTCAGGGCCTACATAGACATCTCCGGCAAAACGGTCGAGATAAAGTATTATAACGATATGTCATCAATGATGGACGCATTGAACAGCAGGGAGATAGATACCGTTGTTGCCCCGGCAATGATGAGCGGTGGTGAGACACTTGAAAGTTATCTGGGCAGCGTTGGTGTTTATGTTCCAGGCAGCTGTGGTGCCGCAGTCTTTAACAACAGCGATGATTTTATAAAGGCTTACAACCATGGCATAGATTTAATAAAAAATGATCCTGAAAAAACAGCTGATTACATATTATCAAAGCTGCCAATGAAATTCCCAAGGGAGTTCATCATAGAAACAATGAGAAATTCAGAATTAAATGTGCATAAACCCGATGATTATAAAAAGTTCTCAGAGATAGTAAGGAAATACTCTGAATAAAAAATATTAACTATATTTTTATTATGTGGTTTTAATGTGGAATTACATAGATAATGTGTTTTACGCATATCCTGCTGAAAGACGTGTCATACAAAAGATGCTAAATGTCGGACTTAGCGTTAGATTAATAGACGGCGAGCCAAAGATCTTTTGTGATGACATAGAAATTAAGCCGAACGCCATTGCCAAGGCCTATCATGTCGACAGGCGCGTTGTTGTCAACATGCTGAAAAGGATTATTGATGATGAGACACTGTACTCATTTTTCAGTAATTTAAAATCCATGGCAAATTTATCTGAGACCGGAAGCAGGCTGGGCATGGGTGTCATAGAGATCACACCTGAGGATGCAAATAGGCCAGGAATAATCAGTGGTGTTATAAGAATAATATCAGATCATGGTATAAGCATAAGGCAGGTTGTAACCGATGATCCTGATCTTATTGAGAACCCAAAGGCATTTATTATAACACAGGGGTTAATACCATCATCGCTTCTAAATGATATAAAGAGGGTTTCTGGTGTAAAGGCCATAACAATTTTATAACATACAATAAAAATATTAACAATATTTTATTTCATTATTATGGAGTTAAATATTGAGCCGCAGAGGCTTGGCGAGTCACCGATATACATAAGGGAGCTTGATACCTTTCTATGGGTGGATATACTCAATGGAGATATATTTTCATACAACGGTAATGCAAAAATGGAGATGCATGTAAACGATATGATAACATCGATATCACCATATAAGGGTACGGAGGTAATAGCATCCCTTAGGGACAGGATAGCAATAATAGACTGGAAAAATAAAATAACAAATACGCTTTTAAAGCTTGATTTCCCTGAGAATATTAGATTCAATGACGGTAGATGCGATGCCAGAGGTAGATTTTTCATAGGAACCATGGACATGAACGAAAAGGAGCCTTTGGGGGCGCTTTATAAATTCTCCGGCAGAAAGCTTGAAAGGGTTCTTGACAATGTAACA from Picrophilus oshimae DSM 9789 includes:
- a CDS encoding DUF3834 domain-containing protein → MKVIAAPGPVSYPIIAATMDIKDIDIEFSKEGMADVVLDSTVSLVKRNLNIDYVTIKGLSRVYPKIGYKIGMTRKGGAADVIFRAYIDISGKTVEIKYYNDMSSMMDALNSREIDTVVAPAMMSGGETLESYLGSVGVYVPGSCGAAVFNNSDDFIKAYNHGIDLIKNDPEKTADYILSKLPMKFPREFIIETMRNSELNVHKPDDYKKFSEIVRKYSE
- a CDS encoding 3-isopropylmalate dehydratase large subunit, with amino-acid sequence MKTAVEKIFSDKSGNDARAGDYVIANLDYVMVNDITGPIAIDAFNELGYKPLSDRIVVIPDHFVPPKDINSAIQYKKVKDFALKHNTHFYDLGRGGVCHQVMMEKGFAAPGRLIAGADSHTNTYGALSCVSVGIGSTEAGVIFGTGRMWFKVPETDLIRINGRPKKGVYGKDIILNVLSRIGNGGSAYKCMEFTGSTIDYLDINERMTMANMTTEAGAKCSFFNADEKTLDYIRNKTDDYKIYKDDENAEYSRIIDIDASEIEPSVAIPNSPDNVRPVSKVSERIDQAYIGSCTNGRIEDIRRAALILKDKKIDKNVRLMVVPASQEVYNQALKEGLVDIITDAGGYFAGTTCGACLGGYMGVLGPGETCISTTNRNFIGRMGDRTSRVYLANPEVVAASAIMGRIASPEEIQ
- a CDS encoding regulator; this translates as MWNYIDNVFYAYPAERRVIQKMLNVGLSVRLIDGEPKIFCDDIEIKPNAIAKAYHVDRRVVVNMLKRIIDDETLYSFFSNLKSMANLSETGSRLGMGVIEITPEDANRPGIISGVIRIISDHGISIRQVVTDDPDLIENPKAFIITQGLIPSSLLNDIKRVSGVKAITIL
- a CDS encoding 3-isopropylmalate dehydratase small subunit; translated protein: MITGKAWILGDNIDTDQIIPARYLNTSEPEKLAPHFMEYTNPELASMINKGDIIVAGKNFGSGSSREHAVITIKALGVSCVIAESFARIFFRNAINNGLLLIEAKVNAKNGSIISIDMENGIIKTEDSSYRFRSYPDFIMNIVNAGGLINYVRSSKW
- a CDS encoding homocitrate synthase family protein gives rise to the protein MGCFGGGYARFFHTGMHSRLGLNSVKKRIRIFDTTLRDGEQSPGVSFNINQKIRIAGMLVDLGVDMIETGFAAVSSEESMAIRKIHEMDGNFISLARCNRYDIDSVIDTGIDNIHLFIATSDIHIKYKLKTSRENIMEKIVDSIDYARSHGLNVLFSPEDATRTDMNFLIDVINTAISSGAYEINIPDTIGIMNPISMYNFIHEIKNRTKSCISVHCHNDFGMATANTLAAIMAGADGAQVTVNGIGERAGNAALEEVVLSVHAFTDCSTGINMRMIPKISKYVSMASKMYIQKNKAIVGENAFSHESGIHVHGLINNPETYEPIDPGILGLNRRIVLGKHSGTTSLKYILESHGIKKSDDEISGILVRIKDMNIYDENEILKMVR
- a CDS encoding isocitrate/isopropylmalate family dehydrogenase — encoded protein: MVDVALIPGDGIGREIMPGVAAAISSITGINFVTFDISSERYIKTGIIIKDDELEELKNYRAILFGAIGDPRVRPGIMEQGVILRLRRELELYMNIRPVRSFDDKIKITILRENTQDFYTDISGIIPGKRSFNVNGTRIEIDGSSCDEVYYTMGMLSYRYLKKFFNKAFSICDSTVTVTDKANAVKMYNLWRSTAMETAIEKNINISFEYADALAYNMILNPKKYRYIIAPNLYGDIISDMGAALVGGLGYAPSANIGDKNALFEPVHGSAPDIAGRDMANPAASIMAGSMLLEYLGYRDESRIINDMVRNLYINGVFNSERTSKIIERFMTITK